The proteins below come from a single Streptococcus canis genomic window:
- a CDS encoding polysaccharide deacetylase family protein, giving the protein MNNRHKRRQKRKAFTVINLMLLLACTLGLALIFYLYQNHSKLSLSKVSQAIPKVSLVTPKKTTPKVSKSTKTSKTTASKTQQTNHHQVTWTKQEAAVKVPILMYHAVHVMAPEEAANANLIVAPDLFEQQIKTMKEAGYYFLSPEEAYRALSSNELPAKKVVWLTFDDSMIDFYRVAFPILKKYGIKATNNVITGLTEVGSVANLTIDQMKEMKQSGMSFQDHTVNHPDLEQSSPETQTSEMKDSKDYLDKELNQETIAIAYPAGRYSDTTLQIAASLNYKLGVTTNEGVASAADGLLSLNRIRILPSTSPETLLAAMGQKD; this is encoded by the coding sequence ATGAACAATAGACATAAACGGCGCCAAAAACGAAAAGCCTTCACTGTAATAAATCTGATGCTGTTATTAGCCTGTACCCTTGGATTAGCCCTGATTTTCTATTTGTATCAGAACCATTCAAAACTTAGCCTGTCCAAAGTATCTCAAGCTATTCCCAAAGTCAGTCTTGTTACTCCCAAAAAAACTACCCCAAAAGTAAGCAAATCTACTAAGACAAGTAAAACAACCGCCTCAAAAACACAACAAACCAATCATCATCAGGTAACTTGGACCAAACAAGAAGCTGCCGTTAAAGTTCCTATTTTAATGTACCATGCTGTTCACGTTATGGCACCAGAGGAAGCTGCCAATGCCAATTTAATTGTCGCTCCTGATCTTTTTGAACAACAGATCAAAACAATGAAAGAAGCTGGCTACTACTTCTTAAGCCCAGAGGAAGCTTACCGTGCCCTTTCAAGTAATGAATTACCAGCTAAGAAAGTGGTCTGGCTAACCTTTGATGATAGTATGATTGATTTTTATAGAGTCGCCTTCCCTATCTTGAAAAAATATGGGATCAAGGCCACTAATAATGTCATTACAGGACTAACTGAAGTTGGTAGTGTTGCCAATTTAACTATTGATCAAATGAAAGAAATGAAACAATCAGGCATGTCCTTCCAAGATCATACCGTTAACCATCCTGATTTAGAACAGTCTAGCCCAGAGACTCAGACAAGCGAAATGAAGGATTCCAAGGACTACCTTGATAAGGAATTAAATCAAGAAACAATTGCTATCGCTTACCCAGCTGGACGATACAGTGATACAACTCTGCAAATCGCAGCCAGTCTAAACTACAAGCTGGGTGTGACCACCAATGAAGGGGTGGCTAGCGCAGCCGATGGCCTTCTTTCCCTCAATCGCATTCGCATATTACCAAGCACAAGCCCTGAAACACTCTTAGCAGCTATGGGACAAAAAGATTAG
- a CDS encoding type II toxin-antitoxin system RelE/ParE family toxin, with the protein MDYKKYQIIYAPDVLEKLKEIRDYISQNYSSTSGQHKMEQIISDIEKLKVFPEVGFDADEKYGSKISKYHSTRGYTLSKDYIVLYHIEEEENRVVIDYLLPARSDYIKLFK; encoded by the coding sequence TTGGACTATAAGAAATATCAGATTATCTATGCTCCTGATGTTTTAGAGAAGTTAAAGGAAATTCGTGATTATATTTCTCAAAACTATTCCTCGACATCAGGTCAGCACAAAATGGAGCAAATCATTAGTGACATAGAAAAACTCAAGGTTTTCCCTGAAGTTGGTTTTGATGCCGATGAAAAATATGGTTCAAAAATCAGTAAGTACCACAGCACTAGAGGTTATACCTTAAGTAAAGATTATATTGTCCTATACCATATCGAGGAGGAAGAGAATAGGGTCGTTATTGATTACTTGCTTCCTGCTCGAAGCGACTATATCAAATTATTCAAATAG
- a CDS encoding DUF2969 domain-containing protein: MSKKDKKIEIQLIDHKVMVNETKIDGYQLQIGKRVVGEIAELDEKFAVLKDDSVDSFFKTLEQAIENIIENYNLNH; the protein is encoded by the coding sequence ATGAGTAAAAAAGATAAAAAAATTGAAATCCAACTGATTGATCACAAAGTTATGGTCAATGAGACTAAGATTGATGGTTATCAATTACAAATTGGCAAACGTGTAGTTGGAGAAATTGCAGAACTTGATGAGAAATTTGCTGTTTTAAAAGATGATAGCGTAGATAGCTTCTTTAAAACGCTCGAACAAGCAATTGAAAATATCATTGAAAACTACAATTTGAATCACTAA
- a CDS encoding homoserine dehydrogenase: MKQQEKLRQQDYFYEFVNSLDAVIKDDTIAIVIELMGRSEPVKTYTTRVLLEGEHVVTANKDLLALHGQVLVSLTNQQDLVFGSLHYLKSNPFKINVSKIKNH; encoded by the coding sequence ATGAAACAACAAGAAAAGTTACGTCAGCAGGACTATTTCTACGAATTTGTCAATTCCTTAGATGCTGTTATTAAAGATGATACGATTGCTATTGTGATTGAATTGATGGGGCGTAGCGAGCCTGTTAAAACTTACACTACTCGTGTCTTGCTAGAGGGGGAACATGTGGTGACTGCTAATAAAGATTTACTGGCTCTTCATGGACAAGTCCTGGTTTCTTTGACTAATCAGCAAGATCTGGTTTTTGGTTCACTCCATTATTTAAAGTCAAATCCCTTTAAAATCAACGTTTCTAAAATAAAAAATCACTGA
- the relB gene encoding type II toxin-antitoxin system RelB/ParD family antitoxin encodes MVEVEKNRAVTFQANKELVSEAMTVLNKKNLTLSSALRLFLQNVVVTNEVDLLTEEELEKEKLFKQFQAEINKNIEDVRQGKFYTSEEVRSELGL; translated from the coding sequence ATGGTTGAAGTAGAAAAAAACAGAGCTGTTACATTCCAAGCTAACAAAGAATTGGTAAGCGAAGCAATGACAGTATTAAACAAGAAAAATTTAACCTTATCATCTGCTTTAAGATTATTCCTTCAAAATGTCGTTGTCACAAATGAGGTTGACTTATTGACGGAAGAGGAGCTAGAGAAAGAAAAACTTTTCAAGCAATTTCAAGCTGAAATCAACAAAAATATTGAAGATGTTCGTCAAGGGAAATTTTATACCTCTGAAGAAGTGAGGTCTGAACTTGGACTATAA
- the rpsA gene encoding 30S ribosomal protein S1, with the protein MNEFEDLLNSVSEVNPGDVVTAEVLTVDNGQASVVIEGTGVEGVLTLRELTNDRDADINDFVKAGDTVEVLVLRQVVGKDTDTVTFLVSKKRLEARKAWDKLVGREGEVVTVKGTRAVKGGLSVEFEGLRGFIPASMIDTRFVRNTEKFVGQEFDAKIKEVDAAENRFILSRREVIEEAAKEARAEVFSKLSEGAVVTGTVARLTSFGAFIDLGGVDGLVHVTELSHERNVSPKSVVSVGEEVDVKVLSIDEEAGRVSLSLKATTPGPWDGVEQKLAQGDVVEGKVKRLTDFGAFVEVLPGIDGLVHISQISHKRVENPKDVLSVGQEVTVKVLEVNAADERVSLSIKALEERPAQAEGENKEEKRQSRLRRPKREAKRDYELPETQTGFSMADLFGDIEL; encoded by the coding sequence ATGAATGAATTTGAAGATTTGCTAAACAGTGTTAGCGAAGTGAACCCTGGTGATGTTGTCACTGCGGAAGTTTTAACAGTTGATAACGGTCAAGCAAGCGTTGTTATCGAAGGAACAGGTGTTGAAGGTGTCTTGACACTTCGTGAATTGACTAACGATCGTGATGCTGATATCAATGACTTTGTTAAAGCTGGCGACACAGTTGAAGTACTTGTTCTTCGTCAAGTAGTAGGTAAAGATACTGATACAGTTACTTTCCTAGTATCTAAAAAACGTTTGGAAGCTCGCAAAGCCTGGGACAAACTTGTTGGTCGTGAAGGTGAAGTTGTTACTGTTAAAGGTACCCGTGCTGTTAAAGGTGGTCTTTCAGTTGAGTTTGAAGGACTTCGTGGATTTATCCCTGCTTCAATGATTGATACACGTTTTGTACGTAACACTGAAAAATTTGTTGGTCAAGAATTTGATGCTAAAATCAAAGAAGTTGATGCAGCAGAAAACCGTTTCATCTTGTCACGTCGTGAAGTTATTGAAGAAGCAGCTAAAGAAGCTCGTGCTGAAGTATTCTCTAAACTTTCAGAAGGTGCAGTTGTCACTGGTACAGTTGCTCGCTTGACAAGCTTTGGTGCTTTTATCGACCTTGGTGGTGTTGATGGACTTGTTCACGTGACTGAATTATCACACGAACGTAACGTTTCACCTAAATCAGTTGTTTCTGTTGGTGAAGAAGTAGACGTTAAAGTTCTTTCAATCGACGAAGAAGCTGGTCGTGTATCACTTTCACTTAAAGCAACAACTCCTGGACCATGGGATGGCGTTGAGCAAAAACTTGCTCAAGGTGATGTTGTTGAAGGTAAAGTAAAACGTTTGACTGACTTCGGTGCTTTTGTAGAAGTATTACCTGGAATTGATGGACTTGTTCACATTTCACAAATTTCTCACAAACGTGTTGAAAATCCAAAAGATGTACTTTCTGTAGGTCAAGAAGTTACTGTTAAGGTTCTTGAAGTAAATGCTGCTGATGAACGTGTATCACTTTCTATCAAAGCTCTTGAAGAGCGTCCAGCACAAGCTGAAGGTGAAAACAAAGAAGAAAAACGCCAATCACGTCTTCGTCGTCCAAAACGCGAAGCAAAACGTGACTACGAACTTCCAGAAACACAAACTGGATTCTCAATGGCTGATCTTTTTGGCGATATTGAATTGTAA
- the pbp3 gene encoding D-alanyl-D-alanine carboxypeptidase PBP3, with amino-acid sequence MMKRWAILFFVALACSGIGNTVLAADFQVGAEHAIVVEADSGRVLYEKDAKTPDAIASLTKLVTAYLVLDKVKSGQLHLSDQVNLSDYALELTTDSSLSNVAFDEKSYSVQDLLTATLVASSNSAAIALAEQVAGSEPNFVTQMRDQLSRWGIDSAKIFNASGLPNEVLKDHRYPGSALEEENALSAQDVAVVVLHLLEDFPEVLDITKQAEVAFAGTTLKSFNRLLPGMANGRTGVDGLKTGTTEIAGHCLAVTSIENGMRVITVILNADGSDQNQDTRFEQANHLLDYVDRTYHRRKILKKGRLVSQRLLPVQDGQAKELPVFVAEDVTVILGRGERVPKPEQFRISDFSLLAPIAKGEVVAYLTSPRIAGQAVRYVKKPEYIPLKASQSLKKASDLQLWWRGLFEKIH; translated from the coding sequence ATGATGAAAAGGTGGGCTATCCTTTTTTTTGTGGCATTGGCTTGTTCAGGGATTGGTAATACAGTTCTAGCAGCTGATTTTCAAGTGGGAGCAGAGCATGCGATTGTAGTAGAAGCAGACTCTGGGAGAGTTTTGTATGAGAAAGACGCTAAGACACCAGATGCCATTGCCTCTTTGACCAAATTGGTGACAGCCTATCTTGTTTTAGATAAGGTTAAATCAGGTCAATTACATTTATCAGATCAAGTTAATCTCTCAGATTATGCACTTGAGTTAACAACGGATAGTTCTCTAAGCAATGTGGCTTTTGATGAAAAGTCTTATTCGGTACAAGACTTACTGACAGCTACTTTAGTAGCAAGTTCGAACAGCGCAGCGATTGCTTTAGCAGAACAAGTGGCAGGTTCAGAGCCTAATTTTGTGACTCAAATGAGGGATCAGCTATCTCGTTGGGGGATTGACTCTGCTAAAATCTTTAATGCTTCAGGTTTGCCAAATGAGGTGTTAAAGGACCATCGTTATCCTGGTTCTGCTTTGGAAGAAGAAAATGCTTTAAGTGCTCAAGATGTTGCGGTGGTGGTATTGCACTTATTGGAAGATTTTCCTGAGGTTCTAGACATCACGAAACAAGCAGAGGTTGCTTTTGCAGGAACCACACTTAAAAGTTTTAATCGGTTATTGCCTGGTATGGCAAATGGTAGAACAGGGGTTGATGGGTTAAAGACAGGAACAACCGAAATAGCAGGGCATTGTTTGGCGGTCACCTCTATTGAAAATGGTATGCGCGTCATTACCGTTATTCTAAACGCAGATGGATCAGATCAAAACCAAGACACGCGGTTTGAGCAGGCTAATCATCTTTTGGACTATGTGGACAGAACTTATCATCGTCGTAAGATTTTAAAAAAGGGAAGGCTTGTGTCGCAGCGATTGTTACCTGTTCAGGACGGTCAGGCAAAAGAACTACCTGTGTTTGTTGCTGAGGATGTAACTGTTATCTTGGGACGAGGTGAACGAGTGCCTAAGCCAGAACAGTTTAGAATATCAGATTTTTCTTTATTAGCTCCTATTGCTAAAGGTGAGGTGGTTGCTTATTTGACATCTCCAAGAATAGCAGGGCAGGCAGTGAGGTATGTGAAGAAACCTGAGTACATTCCTCTGAAAGCCAGCCAATCTCTAAAAAAAGCTTCTGACTTACAACTATGGTGGCGAGGTCTTTTTGAGAAAATTCATTAA
- the parC gene encoding DNA topoisomerase IV subunit A, whose product MSNIQNMSLEDIMGERFGRYSKYIIQERALPDIRDGLKPVQRRILYSMNKDGNTFEKGYRKSAKSVGNIMGNFHPHGDSSIYDAMVRMSQDWKNREILVEMHGNNGSMDGDPPAAMRYTEARLSEIAGYLLQDIEKNTVPFAWNFDDTEKEPTVLPAAFPNLLVNGSSGISAGYATDIPPHNLSEVIDAVVYMIDHPKASLEKLMEFLPGPDFPTGGIVQGADEIKKAYETGKGRVVVRSRTEIEDLKGGKQQIIVTEIPYEVNKAVLVKKIDDARVNNKVPGIVEVRDESDRTGLRIAIELKKDADSQTILNYLLKYTDLQVNYNFNMVAIDHFTPRQVGLQKILSSYINHRKTIIIERSKFDKAKAEKRLHIVEGLIRVLSILDEIIALIRASDNKADAKENLKVSYDFSEEQAEAIVTLQLYRLTNTDIVTLQKEENDLRDLITTLSAIIGDEVTMYNVMKRELREVKKKFANPRLSELQAESQTIEIDTASLITEEETFVSVTRGGYLKRTSPRSFNASSLEEVGKRDDDDLIFVKQAKTTEHLLLFTTLGNVIYRPIHELIDLRWKDIGEHLSQTISNFATEEEILYADIVTSFDQGLYVAITQNGFIKRFDRKELSPWRTYKSKSTKYVKLKDTKDRVLTLSPVIMEDLLLVTKNGYALRFSSQEVPTQGLKSAGVKGINLKKDDRLASAFTVTSDSFFVLTQRGSLKRMAVDDIPQTSRTNRGLLVLRELKAKPHSVFLAGAVLSDTSSDTFDLFTEIPEESAEQQVLEVISKTGQAYQIQLDNLSLSERTSNGSFISDTISDQEVMAAKIR is encoded by the coding sequence ATGTCAAACATTCAAAACATGTCCCTTGAGGACATTATGGGAGAACGTTTTGGACGTTACTCCAAGTATATCATTCAAGAACGGGCGCTTCCTGATATTCGAGATGGGCTAAAACCTGTTCAGCGCCGTATTCTTTATTCGATGAATAAGGACGGTAATACTTTTGAAAAAGGTTACCGTAAATCAGCTAAATCAGTTGGTAATATCATGGGGAATTTCCACCCACACGGGGATTCCTCTATTTATGATGCCATGGTTCGGATGAGTCAAGACTGGAAAAATCGTGAAATTCTTGTTGAAATGCACGGGAATAACGGTTCGATGGATGGTGATCCGCCTGCGGCTATGCGTTATACGGAAGCTCGCTTATCTGAAATCGCTGGTTATTTACTTCAAGACATTGAGAAAAATACGGTTCCTTTTGCTTGGAACTTTGATGACACAGAAAAAGAACCCACCGTTTTACCAGCAGCCTTTCCTAACTTACTTGTCAATGGGTCTTCTGGTATTTCAGCTGGCTATGCAACAGATATTCCACCGCACAATTTGTCAGAAGTGATTGATGCGGTTGTTTACATGATTGATCATCCTAAAGCAAGCTTAGAGAAATTAATGGAATTTCTCCCAGGGCCTGACTTTCCCACCGGCGGTATTGTCCAAGGGGCTGATGAAATAAAAAAAGCCTATGAAACTGGTAAAGGTCGTGTCGTTGTTCGTTCTCGGACTGAAATCGAGGATCTCAAAGGTGGCAAGCAACAAATCATTGTCACTGAAATCCCTTACGAGGTTAACAAGGCAGTGCTGGTCAAAAAAATTGACGATGCGCGTGTTAATAATAAAGTTCCAGGCATCGTAGAAGTACGTGATGAATCTGATAGAACAGGTCTTCGCATAGCTATTGAGTTGAAAAAAGATGCGGACAGTCAAACCATTTTGAATTACTTATTGAAGTACACAGACCTTCAAGTTAATTACAATTTCAATATGGTTGCCATTGATCACTTTACACCCCGCCAAGTAGGCCTTCAAAAAATCTTATCAAGCTATATCAATCATCGTAAAACCATTATCATTGAGCGTTCCAAATTTGATAAAGCCAAGGCTGAAAAACGTCTTCACATTGTTGAAGGCTTGATTCGTGTATTGTCCATCTTAGATGAAATTATCGCTTTGATTAGGGCTTCTGATAATAAGGCTGATGCTAAAGAAAATCTGAAAGTCAGCTATGATTTCTCTGAGGAACAAGCAGAAGCTATTGTGACCTTGCAGCTTTATCGTTTAACCAATACTGATATTGTTACTCTCCAAAAAGAAGAAAACGATTTAAGAGACTTAATCACAACCCTTTCAGCTATTATTGGTGATGAGGTAACCATGTATAATGTGATGAAGCGTGAACTGAGAGAAGTGAAAAAGAAATTCGCCAATCCTCGTTTATCAGAGTTGCAGGCAGAAAGTCAAACCATTGAGATTGACACTGCTAGCTTGATTACTGAAGAAGAAACCTTTGTCAGTGTGACACGGGGTGGTTACCTCAAAAGAACCAGCCCGCGCTCCTTCAATGCCTCAAGTCTGGAAGAAGTCGGTAAGCGAGATGATGATGATCTCATTTTTGTCAAACAGGCAAAAACTACAGAACATCTCTTGTTGTTTACAACCTTAGGCAATGTCATTTACCGACCAATCCATGAATTGATTGATTTACGTTGGAAGGACATTGGTGAACATTTATCGCAAACCATTTCAAACTTTGCGACAGAAGAAGAGATTCTCTATGCTGATATTGTGACTTCATTTGACCAAGGACTGTATGTGGCTATAACGCAAAATGGTTTTATCAAACGCTTTGACCGTAAAGAATTAAGTCCTTGGCGAACTTATAAATCCAAATCAACCAAATATGTGAAGCTAAAGGATACCAAAGACCGCGTGCTTACCTTGTCACCTGTTATCATGGAAGATCTGCTATTAGTGACTAAAAATGGTTATGCTTTGAGATTCTCCAGTCAGGAAGTACCTACTCAAGGCTTGAAATCTGCTGGTGTCAAAGGGATCAACTTGAAAAAAGATGATAGGCTTGCCTCAGCCTTTACCGTGACAAGTGACTCTTTCTTTGTCTTGACTCAGAGAGGATCTCTAAAACGGATGGCTGTCGATGATATTCCACAAACAAGCCGTACCAATCGAGGGCTTTTAGTGTTACGGGAATTAAAAGCAAAACCTCATAGTGTTTTTCTAGCAGGAGCAGTATTATCAGATACCTCCTCTGATACGTTTGATTTATTTACTGAAATCCCAGAAGAGAGTGCTGAGCAACAAGTGTTAGAAGTTATCAGCAAGACTGGTCAAGCCTACCAGATTCAATTGGACAATCTATCCTTATCGGAACGGACAAGCAATGGTTCCTTCATTTCAGATACTATTTCAGATCAGGAAGTCATGGCCGCAAAAATTCGTTAA
- a CDS encoding branched-chain amino acid aminotransferase: MKKSYNRKKQKRGKMMTIAIDWDNLGFEYHKLPFRYISYYKDGQWDKGQLTEDATLHISESAPALHYGQQAFEGLKAYRTKDGSIQLFRPDRNAARLQATADRLLMPQVSTEQFIDAAKQVVKANEDFVPPYGTGATLYLRPLLIGVGDIIGVKPAEEYIFTIFAMPVGNYFKGGLAPTNFIVSEEFDRAAPYGTGAAKVGGNYAGSLLPGKAAKAAGYSDVIYLDPATHTKIEEVGAANFFGITANNEFVTPLSPSILPSITKYSLLQLAEERLGMTAIEGDVPINELDKFVEAGACGTAAVISPIGGIQYKGQLHVFYSETEVGPVTRRLYDELIGIQFGDIEAPEGWIVKVD; the protein is encoded by the coding sequence TTGAAAAAAAGTTACAATAGAAAAAAGCAGAAAAGAGGTAAGATGATGACAATAGCTATTGATTGGGACAACTTAGGATTTGAATATCATAAGTTGCCATTCCGTTACATTTCTTATTACAAAGATGGTCAATGGGATAAAGGCCAATTAACAGAAGATGCCACCTTACATATCTCAGAAAGTGCTCCCGCGCTTCATTATGGGCAACAAGCTTTTGAGGGTTTAAAGGCTTACCGCACCAAAGATGGCTCCATTCAACTGTTTAGACCAGATCGCAATGCAGCGCGTTTGCAAGCAACAGCAGACCGTTTGTTGATGCCACAAGTATCAACAGAACAATTTATTGATGCTGCTAAGCAAGTGGTTAAAGCTAATGAGGATTTTGTGCCACCTTACGGAACGGGTGCAACGCTTTACCTTAGACCGTTATTAATTGGAGTTGGAGATATTATCGGGGTTAAACCAGCTGAAGAATATATTTTCACCATTTTTGCCATGCCAGTAGGAAACTATTTCAAAGGCGGACTTGCTCCAACTAACTTTATCGTTTCTGAAGAATTTGATCGTGCCGCTCCTTATGGAACAGGTGCTGCTAAAGTTGGTGGTAATTATGCAGGCAGTTTGCTACCAGGTAAGGCCGCTAAAGCAGCTGGTTATTCTGATGTGATTTACTTAGACCCAGCAACACATACTAAAATTGAAGAAGTCGGAGCTGCAAACTTCTTTGGTATTACTGCTAATAATGAATTTGTTACACCACTTAGCCCATCCATTTTGCCATCTATTACCAAGTATTCACTCTTACAATTAGCTGAAGAAAGACTCGGTATGACAGCCATTGAGGGTGATGTTCCGATTAATGAACTGGATAAATTTGTGGAAGCAGGTGCTTGTGGGACAGCAGCTGTTATCTCTCCAATTGGGGGCATTCAGTACAAAGGTCAGCTACATGTCTTTTACAGTGAAACAGAAGTTGGTCCTGTGACACGTCGCTTGTATGATGAGTTAATAGGCATTCAATTTGGTGATATTGAAGCACCTGAAGGCTGGATTGTAAAAGTTGATTAA
- the parE gene encoding DNA topoisomerase IV subunit B, which produces MTKKEITINNYNDDAIQVLEGLDAVRKRPGMYIGSTDATGLHHLIWEIVDNAVDEALSGFGDDIRVVINKDGSISVADSGRGMPTGQHAMGIPTVQVIFTILHAGGKFGQGGYKTSGGLHGVGSSVVNALSAWLEVEITRDGAIYRQRFENGGKPVTTLKKVGTAPKSKSGTVVTFMPDDKIFSTIDFKFNTISERLKESAFLLKNVKMSLTDLRGDDPIVEEFHYENGVQDFVEYLNEDKETLTPVIYMEGQDQDFQVEVAMQYNDGFSDNILSFVNNVRTKDGGSHETGLKSAITKVMNDYARKTNLLKEKDKNLEGSDYREGLSAVLSILVPEQHLQFEGQTKDKLGSPLARPIVDSIVSEKLTFFLLENGELASHLVRKAIKARDAREAARKARDESRNGKKNKKDKGLLSGKLTPAQSKNAKKNELYLVEGDSAGGSAKQGRDRKFQAILPLRGKVLNTEKAKMADILKNEEINTMVYTIGAGVGADFNLEDINYDKIIIMTDADTDGAHIQTLLLTFFYRYMRPLVEAGHIYIALPPLYKMSKGKGKTEKIAYAWTDGELEDLRKEFGKGAILQRYKGLGEMNANQLWETTMDPDTRTLIRVTIDDLARAERRVSVLMGDKAAPRRQWIEDNVTFTLEENTVF; this is translated from the coding sequence TTGACTAAGAAAGAAATAACAATTAATAACTATAATGACGATGCTATTCAAGTCTTAGAAGGCTTAGATGCCGTTCGTAAGCGTCCAGGGATGTATATTGGATCAACAGACGCTACAGGACTACATCATCTGATTTGGGAAATCGTCGACAACGCTGTTGATGAAGCATTATCTGGTTTTGGAGATGATATTAGGGTGGTCATTAATAAGGATGGCTCAATCAGTGTTGCAGATAGTGGACGGGGGATGCCAACTGGTCAACATGCTATGGGGATTCCGACGGTTCAAGTTATTTTTACAATTCTCCATGCAGGGGGGAAATTTGGCCAAGGGGGCTATAAAACATCAGGAGGCCTACATGGTGTAGGGTCTTCGGTTGTTAATGCCCTATCTGCTTGGTTAGAAGTTGAAATCACAAGAGATGGTGCTATTTACCGTCAGCGCTTTGAAAATGGAGGAAAACCAGTAACAACCCTTAAAAAAGTTGGCACTGCTCCCAAGTCAAAATCAGGAACAGTTGTTACCTTTATGCCTGACGATAAGATTTTCTCAACCATTGATTTTAAGTTTAATACCATTTCAGAGCGTCTCAAAGAATCAGCCTTTCTCTTAAAAAATGTCAAGATGAGTTTAACGGATCTTCGTGGTGATGATCCAATTGTCGAAGAATTTCATTATGAAAACGGGGTTCAAGATTTCGTTGAGTATCTCAATGAAGATAAGGAAACCTTAACCCCTGTCATTTATATGGAAGGTCAAGATCAGGATTTTCAGGTAGAAGTGGCCATGCAGTACAATGATGGTTTTTCAGACAACATTTTATCCTTCGTTAACAATGTTCGCACTAAGGACGGTGGTAGCCATGAAACGGGACTGAAGTCAGCTATTACCAAGGTGATGAATGATTACGCTCGTAAAACCAATCTCTTAAAGGAAAAAGATAAAAATCTAGAAGGTTCAGATTACCGAGAAGGATTATCAGCAGTGCTCTCCATTTTAGTCCCAGAGCAGCACCTGCAATTTGAAGGACAAACTAAAGATAAGTTGGGAAGTCCTTTGGCTAGACCGATTGTCGATAGTATTGTTTCTGAAAAATTGACCTTCTTTTTACTAGAGAACGGGGAACTGGCATCTCATTTAGTGCGTAAAGCTATTAAGGCTAGAGATGCGCGTGAAGCCGCTCGAAAAGCTCGTGACGAATCTCGCAACGGTAAGAAAAATAAAAAAGATAAGGGCTTGTTGTCAGGAAAATTAACCCCAGCCCAATCAAAAAATGCCAAAAAAAATGAATTGTACCTTGTCGAAGGAGATTCTGCAGGCGGCTCTGCCAAACAAGGACGAGATCGTAAGTTTCAAGCGATTCTCCCATTACGAGGTAAGGTTCTCAATACTGAAAAAGCTAAAATGGCAGATATTCTGAAAAACGAAGAAATCAATACCATGGTCTATACCATCGGAGCAGGAGTGGGGGCTGATTTTAATCTCGAGGACATTAACTATGATAAAATTATTATCATGACTGATGCCGACACGGACGGTGCTCACATTCAAACCCTCCTATTAACCTTCTTTTACCGTTACATGCGACCATTGGTAGAAGCCGGTCATATTTACATCGCCCTTCCACCTCTTTACAAAATGTCAAAAGGCAAGGGGAAGACTGAAAAAATTGCTTACGCTTGGACTGATGGTGAATTAGAAGATTTACGCAAAGAATTTGGTAAAGGTGCTATTCTCCAACGGTATAAGGGACTTGGAGAAATGAATGCCAACCAATTGTGGGAAACTACTATGGATCCTGACACTAGAACCCTTATTCGTGTTACCATTGACGACTTGGCAAGAGCAGAGCGACGCGTTTCTGTGTTGATGGGTGACAAAGCCGCTCCACGTCGTCAGTGGATTGAGGACAACGTCACATTTACCCTAGAAGAAAATACAGTATTTTAG